One segment of Setaria viridis chromosome 4, Setaria_viridis_v4.0, whole genome shotgun sequence DNA contains the following:
- the LOC140222585 gene encoding uncharacterized protein translates to MWRAHILAAVHGSRLVDHLTGAILAPAQEIDGKDAAGKDAKLPNPAFDEWYVRDQEVLSFIFSSLAQDVMSHVSAMETTAELWSAIEVMYSSRTSSRAVNTCVTLATAQKGNQTVAEFVSKMRSLGDEMATTGRPLEEELVEYILMGLDFDFILMGLDFDFNPIVSVLLVQKGSISIEEFYSQLLAFETPMELLGTGSSKSSANMANWGGRGGNGGRGHGNPGRGCGSSSSTPNNNANSNNNFCQGGGSHGNNNFSHGNNNSHPLCQVCLKVGHTADCCWHRYGEDYVTKERHVAAAVASASYNIDTNWYTDPGATNHITGELEKLAFRDKSNRTDQVHTVSGTSMNISHVGKSIIHSHVS, encoded by the coding sequence ATGTGGAGAGCACACATCCTCGCCGCAGTCCATGGGTCGCGCCTCGTCGATCACCTCACCGGCGCTATTCTTGCTCCAGCTCAAGAAATCGACGGCAAGGATGCCGCCGGGAAGGATGCCAAGCTTCCAAACCCCGCATTCGACGAGTGGTATGTGAGGGACCAGGAAGTTCTCAGCttcatcttcagctccttaGCACAAGATGTCATGTCTCATGTCTCCGCCATGGAAACGACGGCTGAGCTATGGTCTGCAATTGAGGTAATGTACTCGTCGCGGACCAGTTCGCGTGCAGTGAACACGTGTGTCACTCTTGCAACAGCCCAGAAGGGCAATCAAACTGTTGCAGAGTTCGTCAGCAAGATGCGGTCTCTTGGTGATGAGATGGCCACCACCGGCAGGCCCCTTGAAGAAGAGCTCGTGGAGTATATCCTCATGGGCCTAGACTTTGACTTCATCCTCATGGGCCTAGATTTCGACTTCAACCCGATCGTGTCCGTTCTTCTCGTCCAGAAGGGCTCGATCTCCATCGAAGAATTCTACTCCCAGCTCCTCGCGTTTGAGACACCCATGGAGCTCCTCGGCACTGGCAGCTCCAAGTCTTCCGCCAACATGGCAAACTGGGGAGGCCGTGGTGGCAATGGTGGCCGTGGCCATGGCAACCCCGGACGTGGATGCGGCTCAAGCTCAAGCACGCCCAACAACAATGCCAACAGCAACAATAACTTTTGCCAAGGAGGAGGCAGTCACGGCAACAACAACTTCAGTCATGGTAACAACAATTCCCATCCCTTGTGCCAAGTCTGTCTCAAGGTTGGGCATACTGCAGATTGTTGCTGGCATCGCTATGGAGAAGACTATGTTACTAAGGAAAGACATGTGGCGGCGGCAGTAGCATCTGCATCCTACAACATCGACACCAATTGGTACACCGACCCGGGCGCCACCAACCACATCACTGGAGAATTGGAGAAGTTAGCCTTCCGTGACAAATCCAATCGCACGGATCAGGTTCACACTGTTAGTGGCACTAGTATGAACATTAGTCATGTTGGTAAATCTATTATTCATAGCCATGTGTCATAG